Proteins encoded within one genomic window of Rhododendron vialii isolate Sample 1 chromosome 1a, ASM3025357v1:
- the LOC131323528 gene encoding histone H4, translating into MSGRGKGGKGLGKGGAKRHRKVLRDNIQGITKPAIRRLARRGGVKRISGLIYEETRGVLKIFLENVIRDAVTYTEHARRKTVTAMDVVYALKRQGRTLYGFGG; encoded by the coding sequence ATGTCTGGTCGTGGGAAGGGAGGCAAGGGGCTGGGAAAGGGAGGAGCGAAGAGGCACAGGAAGGTGCTGAGGGACAACATCCAGGGCATCACCAAGCCGGCCATCAGGAGGCTCGCTCGCAGGGGAGGCGTGAAGCGCATCAGCGGCCTGATCTACGAGGAGACCCGCGGGGTGCTCAAGATCTTTCTGGAGAACGTCATCCGTGACGCCGTGACGTACACGGAGCACGCCAGGAGGAAGACCGTGACGGCCATGGACGTGGTCTACGCTCTCAAGAGGCAGGGCAGGACTCTCTACGGCTTCGGAGGCTAG